A window of bacterium genomic DNA:
AATGGCTCTGCCTTCTCCTCTCACGGTGAGGCGGACGTACGGCGTGGCGGGGCTCTGTACGCGCTCGATGATGTCGAAGAGTTCTTTACGGGCGCGGGATGCGGGGATGGTGCTGGAGGGCATATGTACACTATTATGTACGATAGCAAATAGTCGCGTCAAGTCCGCTTCTCGCCGACCACAATGGCGAGACCTCTGAAAAATTGTCATTTCGACCGAAGGCCCGTCCTCCCGTAGCTTCTGAGCGAAGGAGGAGGGAAATCTCACTCGCCTCAAGGTATTGTACCGTGTGAGATTTCTCAGTCGCGGACTTCTTCGAAATGACAATGTGGAAGCGAAAAGACATCCTCACTCGCGCAGCGTGGCATTGAATGCCTCGGCGAGGGCGTGGGTGATGGTGGTGTGGGCGGCTTCGACTTCGTCGGTGGTGAGGGTGCGACCGGGGGCACGGTAGGTGAGGTGGAAGGCGAGGGACTTCTTGCCGGAGGGGATGCCGGTGCCTTCGTAGTGGTCGAAGAGTTCTGCGGATTCGAGGAGGGGGGTTGCGGTGGTGATGCGCGCGACGATGTCGGCGTGCGGTGTCTTCTGGTCGAGCACGAATGCGAGGTCGCGCTTCACGGCCGGGTGTTCGGGCGGACGCGCGGGTGTTTTGCGCGTGCCGAGGTATGGGAGGAGTGCGGCCCAATCAATCTCTGCGGCGACCACACGACCGTCAATGCCAAACGCGGTGGTGATGGCAGGGTGGAGCTCGCCGAGGGTGGCGATGGGGGTGTTGGCGATGTGGAGCTCGGCGGTTCTGCCCGGGTGCCAGAGCGCACCCCCTCCAGCTCCCCCTCTAGAAGAGGGGGAGGGCCATACCGCGAGCGAGGCGAGGAGGTGATTGATGATGCCCTGCATCTCGCGCACGAGTGCGCCAGCGTGTTCTTCTTTGCCGTATCGCGCGATGAGGAGTCGGGGGGATTCCGTTGGGAGTGTTCCGCGCTTGCCGTTCCAGGCGTAGATGTTCCCCAGCTCGAACACGGTCCCGCTTGGGGTTTCGCCTTGGTTCTGTGCGATGATCTCGAGCATGGTGGGGAGGAGCGACGGACGGAGGTGCGTGAGGTCATCGGTGAGCGGGTTCTCAAGCGCGACGGCATCTCCCGCGTCCATTCCGCACTTCATGAGTGTCGCGGTGCTCGTCATGGAGAACGCCATGACCTCGACGGCACCGATGTCCGCGAGTGCGGTGCGCGCGCGATCCTCCCAATCAAACGATGAGGTGGGTGGCGTGGGAGGATAGACCGCGGCGGGGAGCACTCCCTCCGGCAGTACGGATGGCAACTCGTGGTAGCCATAGATGCGCGCGAGCTCCTCGATGAGGTCGTGCTCCGCCTCCACGTCCCCTCGCCGCCACCACGGTGGCGTGACGCGGAGGGTCGCGGGAGACGCTGCGGCGACAACGGTGCACCCGAGTGCTTCGAGCACCTGCTTTGCGCGCTTCGCGGACACCTCGGCACCGATGATCGCGCTGGCACGTGCGAGGTGGAGCGTGATCGGCTTCATAGCCGGCGGCTGCTTGCCCGCGCTCACGGGTTTCCCGACGACGTGTCCACCGGCGATCTCCAGGATGAGTGCCACCGCGCGCTCACGCGCCTCTGCGACGCTCTCCACCGGCACGCCCTTCTCGTAGCGGATGGATGCCTCGGTGCGGAGATCGAGCGCGCGCCAGGTGCTCCGGATAGAGACCGGATCGAACGTCGCGGCCTCGAGTATGATCGTGGTCGTCGCATCCGTCACACCGGTTTCCGCACCGCCCATCACCCCCGCGATCGCGATGGGTTGCTTCGCATCTGCGATGACGAGCATGTCCGGCGTGAGGGTGTATTGCTCGCCATCGAGCGCGAGGATGCGCTCGCCTTTCTTGGCATTCCGAACGTTGATCTCGAGATTTCCTGCGTGTTGCTGCTTATGTCTTTGGTGTGTCTGGTGAGATTTCTCGTCGGGGACTTCTCGAAATGACAGTCGTTGTGCGTCAAACGCATGCAGTGGCTGTCCCGTTTCAAGGAGGATGTAGTTCGTTGCGTCTACGATGTTGTTGATCGGACGAACGCCACCGGCGAGCAGGCGCTGCTGTACCCATGCAGGCGATGGAGCGACCGTCACGCCGTCAATCACCGTGGCGGTGTACATCGGGCAGCGCGCAGCGTCTTCGACATGTATGCGCAAGTCCAATCCTCTGTCATCTCGAGCGGAGCGGAGCGAAGTCGAGAGATCTCGTCTGCCTGTTTGATGGGATTTCTCCACTCGCGGACTCGGTCGAAATGACGAGGAAGTGATCGCCGCGACCTCACGCGCGAGCCCCATGACGGACATGCAGTCCGGACGGTTCGTCGTCACCTCGACATCGAACACGGTGTCATCATACCCGAGCACCTCCGCGAGCGACTTCCCGACCGCGCTCGCATCCACGAGCGGCGTGACATCGAGAATCGCGCGCGCATCGAATGCGGGAAACACCTCGCGAAGGCCGATCTCCGACGCTGCGCAGATCATCCCCTCGCTCCGCTCGCCGCGAATCTCCGCGGACTCGAGCACCACGGGCTCACCCTCACCGTGCCAACGCACCGTGGCACCGATGGGCGCAAACGCGACGAGCATCCCCTCGAGGAGATTCGAGCCGCCGCAGACAACCTGGTGTGTACCGCCGCGCCGCGTTGATGTTGCAACCGTGACGATCTTCAACTTGTCCGCGTTCGGATGCGGTGCGATGGTCTCGATGCGACCCACGACGACCTTCGCATCCAATCCCTCCCCCATCGCACTCCACCGCTCCACGCTCATCGTGTGCAACGACAAGAGCCCCGCGAGCTCTTCCGGAGTACGCTGCACATCCACGAATTCCTTGAGCCAGTTGTAGGAGAGTTTGAAGTCCATAGGTACAGACGTTGGGGCGTGTGAGATTTCTCGCGATGCTCGAAATGACACGGGGAGGGGGCGGGTTAGCACTTCCCTAGCCACCGCAGGTCGTTCCCGTAGAGCACCCGGATGTCGTCTATCCCCTCCTTCATCATGAGGACACGCTCAACACCCCAGCCGAAGGCGAAACCGTTGTGTATGGCGGGATCAATACCGCCGGCTTTCAGGACGCTGGGGTGCACCATGCCGGCACCGCCGAGCTCAAGCCAACCGGCTTTGCAGGTCTTGCACTTGGTAGGCCCCGCTTCCGAAGGACGAGATTTCTCCACTCGCGAACTCGGTCGAAATGACGGAGTGGAAGATGGACTCGGTCGAAATGACGGAGAGAGGGATCCCGTGCCTCCGCATACGGCGCAGGAAATATCGATCTCGAACGACGGCTCGGTGAACTGGAAGTGGTATGGACGCAGACGCGTCACACGATCCGCGCCGAAGTAGGAGCGCACGAAGTAATCAATGGTGCCCTTGAGGTGCGTGACGGAAATGTTGCGGTCAATAAGAAACCCCTCGAACTGGTGGAACATCGGCGTGTGCGTCGCGTCAATCTGCCGTCGGTAGCACTTCCCGATGTTCACCATGCGAATGGGCAGCAGCCCCTTCTCCATCTCCCGCACCTGCCCATTTGAGGTGTGTGGCGTAAGAACAATCTTCTCTCCTTTCTTCTTCCTTCCCTCCCCCGCTGTCGCGGGAGCGACGAAGAACGTCTCCCACTCGTCCCGCGCCGGATGATCGGCGGACATGTTCAATGCCGTGAACGCGTAGTAGTCGCTGTCCACCTCGGGGTGGCGGCTGCGGATGAAACCGATGCGCTCGAAAATCGCGGTGATGTCGCTGATCGCGCGGCTCACCGGATGCACACTCCCGCGCGGCATCCTCACGCCAGGCGCGGTCATGTCGAGCCACTCGTCATCGGCGAGCGACGCGAAGCGCTTGCGCTCCAGCACCGCGCGCGCGGCGGCGATGCGCTGCTCGATGGAAACCTTCTCCGTATTGAGGAGCGCACCGTGCTGCTTGCGATCCTCGTCGCCCGTCGCGCCGAGCAGCTTGAAGAGCGCCGTGAACTTTCCCTGTTTCCGGCCAAAAATCTCAAGCTCGAGCACTTCGAGCGTGCCGAGGTTTTTCGCCTGCTCGATGCGGTCGAGATCGAGCGCGGCAATCGTTTCACGCAACGCCTTGTGGAAATCCATACTCACAACCCGACGGTGCTCTTCACCGAATCAACGAACCCACCGCCGAACGTCATGACATCGCGGTAGGTGACGAGGAGGATGAGGCCGATGAGAATCGCGAAACCAACGGCGTGGATCGCGCCCTCCACGTTCCGCGTGAGCGCGCGGCGACGCACGGCCTCGATCGCGAGGAAGAGGAGTCGCCCGCCATCGAGCGCGGGGAACGGGAAGATATTAACGAACGCGAGGTTCGCGGAGAGCACGGCGGTGAACTGGAGGAGGTGCGTGATGCCGAGGCGCGCAACCTGGCCGGTGAGCACCGCGATGCCGACCGGACCCGCGATGTCCACAGGCGCGGCGCGATCCGTGAAGAGACCCGCGACCATCCGTCCGAGCGCACGCGCGATCTCCGCGATAACGACGCCGGTGGTCTTTGCGCCTTCCCACGCGGCGAGGTGGATGGGGTAGGTGACGACACCGGTGCGGACGAGCTGCACGCCGAGGCCCTCGCGATCGGTCCCCGCGAGCGGGCCGGCTGTCATCGCAACCGTGCGATGCACACCGTCGCGCGACAGCGTCACCGCGATCTCCTCGCCGAGGTGCGCTTGGATGATCGCGCTCACCGCATCGGGATCGTCGCTCGTCACCCCATTGATCGCGCGCACGACATCGCCGCCGAGCACCCCCGCTTCCGCTGCGGGACTCTCGGGGATCACCCCCACGACGGTAATCGCGGTATCGCGGACGCGCGCGGAAGCCGAGATGCCATCAATGACCTGCGGCGCGCCGATCGCGTACACGGTGGTGAAGAGCACGAACGCGAGCACAACGTTCATCCCGACGCCGGCGACGAGCACGAGCGCGCGCTTCCATCGCTGCTGCCCAGCGAAGCTTCGACGGTCATCGCAATCGCCACCACTCTCACCCTTGATCCGCACGAACCCGCCGAGCGGGAGCCAGTTGAGCGAGTAAATCGTGGAGTCGCCCTCCGACCACGCCTTCCGCCCGCCCACGATGCGCCATTTCCCCAAGTGCCGCTGGAGCCCGATCGCGCGCGGCGGGAATCCAAATCCAAACTCCTCCACATCCATCCCCGATCGTCGCGCAGCCAAAAAATGCCCGAACTCGTGCACGAACACGAGCAGGCCGAGGACGATGAGGAAAACGATGAGGGAGTACATGCTGGTAGCGTAGCACCTTCTCGTGCTACTATCGAATGAACGGGTGACGATCGATTTCTCACGGCGCGACGTCGCTCGCCAGACCCCGCTCCTGCCTCCCATGCTCCATGGTGGAGTAGAAGATGGATATCCCTGGAGCGGGGTCATGCACAATGTCGGGAGCACGCCCCTCCTCGCGGCTCTCCCGACCTCCGAGGCCCCTCCTGTCACCATCCAGGAGGGGCCTTCTCTTGACCCCTCCCTTCGTCATTTCGACCGACTGAGTCCTCGAGGGAGTGGAGAAATCTCATCCAGCAGCACAGGAAACATCCTGCTACTCAACGAGATTTCTCCACTCGCGGACTCGGTCGAAATGACGGAGGGGGAAGTGAGATTTCTCGACTCGCGGACTCGGTCGAAATGACGAAGGGGGAAGTGAGATTTCTCCACTCGCGGACTCGGTCGAAATGACGGAGGGGGAAGTGAGATTTCTCCACTCGTGGACTCGGTCGAAATGACGGAGGGGGAACAAATTGCTACACGCTCTTTACTCCCCGCGAATGACACTCGCGATTTCCTCGACGCGCGCCTCGCACTCCCGCTGCGTCGCGCACTCTACGACGAGACGCACGAGGGGCTCGGTGTTGGAGGGGCGGACGTTAAACCACCAGGACCCCATGTCGAAGGAGAACCCGTCGAGTGTGCTCACCTCGCGCGCGGCACCGCGGTACCGCTGCGCGAGTGCCGCGAAAACCGCATCGGCATCATCCACGGTGAAGTTGATCTCACCGGAGTGGTGGTAGCGCTGGAGCGGCGCGATGAGCTCGCTCATGCGCTCGCCGCGCTCGCCCATGATGCGGAGGAAGAGGAGCATTGCGTACTCGGTGGCCTCCATGCCGTGAAACTCGCCAAAGTAGAAGTGGTTGGACAGCTCCCCACCGAACACCGCGCCGACCTCGCGTAGGTGCTTCTTGATGAGCGCGTGACCTACACGCGTGGCGATCGGCACGCCGCCGCTCCGGCGCACCTCCTCCGCGACAACGCGGCTCGAACGCAGGTCGTAGAGTATCGTTGCACCCGGATTCCGCTTGAGCGCCTCGCGCGCGAGGAGGACGGTGAGGAGATCGCCACGCACGAGTCGCCCGCGCTCATCAACGACGCCGATGCGATCCGCATCGCCGTCATACGCAAACCCGACATCGGCACCGCTGTCACGCACCGCTGCCATGAGTGCGATGACGTTCTCCGCCTTGATGGGGTTTGGCTCGTGATTTGGGAACGTGCCATCAAGCTCCCAGTACAGTCGCTCGATGTGCCCGGGGATACGGTCTGCGAGGTGCTCCATCGTCAACCCACCCATGCCATTCCCGCAGTCCACCACCATCCGACGTGGCGCGAGCGATGCGGGAGGAATGAGTGCCATGATGCGATCGAGATACGGGACAAGGACGTCGCGCTGCTCCACCCCCCCTCGCCCCCCCTCCCGCGCTTCGGCGGATGAAGACACAAGATGAGGGGGGGGATTCAGAGCGAGACGCTTGACCTCCTCCATACCGGTCGCCGCAGAAATCGGGAGACCGTCGCCGTAGTCCATCTTGAACCCGTTGTACCGCGCGGGGTTGTGCGATGCCGAAACCATGATGCCCGCATCGGCCCCCGCCTCCTGCACGACGGCGTAGTTGAACATCGGCGTGGAGCACAGTCCGATGTCCAGTGCATCCGCACCGCTCCGACACACGCCGCGGAGCACCGCATCGGCGACGTGCGGGCTCGACGTGCGCATATCGCGACCGACGATTACGCGCCGCGCTCCCGTGTGCGCGACGACTGCTGCGGCGATGTGCTCCGCGTCGTCCGTCGTGAAGTCCTCACCGTAGACGCCACGAATGTCGTACGCCTTGAAGATGGATGGGTGCATAGGGTATAGTGAGTGTACCGTATACAGTGGAAAACCTCTACATCTATGTCACCATTTGTCCTCACCCTCGTCATCGCGGTCGGCATCATCGTCCTCTGGGCCATCGTGACGTACAACCGCTTCGTTACGCTCAAAAACCGCGCGCAGGAGGCGTGGTCCGATGTCGAGGTGCAGATGAAGCGCCGCTACGATCTCATCCCAAACCTCGTCCAGACCGTGAAAACCTACGCGACGCACGAGCAGACGACGTTCGCAAAGGTGACCGCTGCACGCACGGCAGCGATGGGCGCCGGCACGCTCGCCGAGCACGCTGCCGCCGAGAACATGCTCACGGGCGCACTCAAGTCGCTCTTCGCGGTGTCGGAGGCGTACCCCGATCTCAAGGCGAATACAAACTTCCTCGAGCTCCAACACGAGCTGCGAGATGCGGAGGACAAGATCATGGCGGCGTGGCGTTTCTCGAACGCGAGCGTGCGCGACCTCAACACGAAGCTCGAACACTTCCCCGCGCTCCTCATCGGAGGCCTCTTCCGGTTCGCGAAACAGGAGTTCTTTGACATCGACGACGCCACGGAGGCGCACATGAAGGAGGTTCCGAAGGTCGCGTTCTAGCCGCGCGGATCGTCGCCTCGCATGTACTCCCACATCACGACCAACAAACGGAAGACGGTACTCCTCATCACGCTGTTCGTCATCGTCATCCTCGCGCTCGGCGCGGTGTACGACCGCACGCTCGGGCAGGGTGCGGGATTCGGTGGGCTGGCGTTCGCAGGTACGATCGCGATCGTCATGGCGCTCGGCTCGTACTACTCGGGCGACCGCGTCGCGCTCTGGTCCGCAGGCGCAAAGGAGGTGACGAAACGCGAGCAGCCGGAACTCTATCGTACGGTGGAGAACCTCGCCATCGCGAGCGGATTACCCACACCACGCGTCCACGTCATCCACGATCCTGCGATCAACGCGTTCGCCACCGGCCGCGATCCGGCGCACGCCTCCATCGCGGTGACGACGGGCGCGCTCGAGCGGCTCGAACGGGTGGAACTTGAGGGCGTTCTCGCCCATGAGCTCGCGCACGTGAAGAACTATGACATCCGCGTCATGACCATCGTCATCGTGCTCGTTGGGACGATCGCGCTCCTGTCGGATCTCCTCCTCCGCGCCCACTGGTTCCGCGGACGGAATGAACGGGATGCCGGCCGCATCGGCATGGTGCTCCTGCTCGTCGGCATCGCGCTCGCCATACTCGCGCCGCTCATTGCCGAGATCATCAAGCTCGCGGTCTCACGCAAGCGCGAGTACCTCGCGGATGCGGATGGCGCGCTCCTCACGCGGTACCCGGAGGGGCTCGCGCGCGCACTCGAAAAAATCGGTGCCGCGAACCAACCGATGCTCCGCGCGAATAGTGCGACCGCGCACCTCTTCCTCGCCAATCCCTTCGGCGCACGCCGCAAACGTTTCGTCCACCTCTTCTCCACGCATCCTCCCATCGCAGACCGCGTGCGCATCCTGCGATCCATGGCAACGTGAATAAACGCAAAATGAAGAACGCAAAATGCAAAAGTGAAGAGAGGAAGCGTCGTTCATCATTTTAACTTTTGCATTTTGCATTTCCTCCTATGCCCCTCCCCGCCACATTCACCGCTCACCTCAAGCACGTCCTCCAGCGTGCAGGGACTTTTGCTGCACTCCAGGAGACCACCGTCATCCGGCCTGCACATCTCCTCCTCGCGCTCACGCTCGAGCGCGGATCGCTCGGCGCGGAAATCCTCGCGAAGACGCGTGTGACGGCGGACGCGATCCGCAACGCGCTCGGCCTCGCCGACTCCACCGCATCGAGCACGCGGCAGGTGGCGAAGCTCTCCGCGAACGCGAAGCGCACGCTCGAGAAGGCAGCGCTTGCCGCGAGCACGCACGCGCACCGGTACATCGGCTCCGAGCACCTCCTCGTCGGGATGCTCGAGACCAATGACCCCGAGGTGACCGCCATGCTCGTCGCGCTCCACGTGGACCCCGCGAGCATCAGCAAGCACCTCCTCAACGTCCTCAAGAGCACCTCGAAGTTCCCGGACTTCACCGCGGCCATCACGGACCCACAGGAGCTCCTCGCGGAGGCGGAGTCGCAGCCCGAGGATGCGAGCACCGTGCAGAAGACGCCCGCGCTCGACTTCTTCGCAAAAGACCTCACGAATGCCGAGGTCATCCTCACGATTGATCCGGTCGTCGGGCGCGACAAGGAAATTGAGCGCGTCATCCAAATCCTCTGCCGACGCACGAAGAACAACCCCATCCTCGTCGGCGACCCGGGTGTGGGAAAAACCGCCATCGTCGAGGGGCTCGCGCGGCGCATCGTCGAGCGCGACGTGCCGGACATCCTCGTGGGGAAACGCATCCTCTCGCTCGACCTCGCGCTCCTCGTCGCTGGCACCATCTACCGCGGCGAGTTCGAGTCGCGGCTCAAGCAGATCCTCGACGAGGTACGCCAGGACACAAACCTCATCCTCTTCATTGACGAGATCCACACGATCATGGGAGCCGGTGCAGCATCGGGCTCGCTGGACGCGGCGAACATCCTGAAACCCGCACTCGCGCGCGGCGAGATCCGCTGCATCGGCGCGACGACGTTCGATGAGTTCAAGAAGCACGTCGAGAACGATGCCGCGCTCGAACGCCGCTTCCAGCAGGTCCACATCGCAGAGCCGTCACCGGAGGAAACGACGAAGATCCTCCACGGCCTCAAACCGTACTACGAGCAGTTCCACCGCGTTGCGATCACGGACAGTGCCATTGACGCGGCGGTGTCGCTCGCGGAACGCTACCTCACGGGCAGGCAATTCCCGGATAAGGCCATTGACCTCATTGACGAGGCCGCGGCGCGCGTGCGCGTCCAGGCGAAGAACGATCCGCTCATCCGCCGTGCGAGCGCGATTGATGCACGCCTTGAACTCATTGATGAGGAGAAGCGCAAGGCGGTCATCGAGGACCGCTTTGAGGACGCCGCGACGATCCAGCGCGAGTACCGCACGCTCGTGAGCGAACTCGCGGGCATCAACGAGCAACTCAAAGTGCGGTCCACCGTGCAGGTGGGCGACATCGTAGACCGCGATGTCGCGGCGGTCGTCGCGCAGACCGTCGGCATTCCGGTCGAAGAGCTCCTCCTCGAGGAGCACGCGCGATTCCTGCGCATCGGCGACGTACTCCGGAGCCGCATCGTGGGACAGGAGGCGGCCGTCACCGCAGTTGCGAAAGCACTCCAGCGTGCAAAGAGCGGCCTCGCTGCACCCAATCGCCCACTCGCCTCGTTCCTCTTCCTTGGCCCCACCGGCGTGGGGAAAACCGAGACCGCGAAAGCGCTCGCGGAGCTCCTCTTCCAGCGCACGGACGCGCTCATCCGCCTCGATATGTCCGAGTTCTCCGAGGGCTTCACCGTTTCCAAACTCATCGGCGCACCAGCGGGCTACGTCGGCTACCGCGAGGGATCAAAACTCACCGATGAGATCCGCAAACGGCCGGCGAGCGTCGTCCTCTTCGATGAGATCGAGAAGGCGCACCCCGATGTCTGGAACCTCCTCCTCCAGGTGCTCGAGGATGGTCGCCTCACCGACGCGACCGGCCGCGTGGCGCGCTTCACGAACTCCATTATCATCCTCACCTCGAACGTCGGGGCTGGCGCATTCACGAAGGCGAGCATCGGATTCCTCGATGGCGTGGACTCGGACGCGGCACTCAACCGGCAGTACCAAGACATTCGCTCCGACGCGCTCGCTGCACTCCGCTCGCGCTTCCGACCAGAGATGCTCAACCGCATTGACGAGACCGTCGTCTACCAGCCGCTCTCGCGCGAGCACCTCGCGACGATTGCGCGGTACGATACGGCGGTGTTCGCGGCGCGGCTCGAGCGCGAGCAAGGCATCCACCTCCACATGGATGAACCCGTCTACACCTGGATCGCCGCGCGCGCGTTCGATCCTGCGCAGGGCGCGCGGGCGGTGCGACGGCTCCTCCATGAACACGTTGAGAACGCCGTTGCGCTTGGCATCCTCGAGGAGCAGTTCACGAAAGGCGACACGGTGTACATCACCGTCACCCCGGAGGCGAGCGCGCTCACCGTCGGCAAGCGAACGACTGCTCGCGCGCGTACCGTGAAGCGTCGCGCGAACGTGGCGGCGTAGCACCACTGCACGCGTATGGTGGACTCCGCGGCAGCAAAGGAACCAACGGCGGCAGCCGGAGAAGCGCAAGGAGCCGCGCAAGCTGTTCCCGGGATGCTCTCCGCGCAGCTCCTGAGCTGGTCGTGGAAGTATCTCGTCCCCTCGTTCGGACTCACGCTCCTCTACATCAACCTCCACTTCGTCGGTCGCTACATCGCGCAGAGCCGTATGTTCTCGGACTTCGGGCAAGCGTTCCGCATCGGCAAAACAAAGCCGCGCGCTGCGGGCGGAACGGCGATGGCATACGCGGAGATCATCGCGCTCTTCTTCTTCGATGGCATCGTCGCTGCCGCGCTCCTCCTCGTAGCCGTCCTCCTCAAGTTCATGGTTGAAGCGCTCAACAATACGATAACGATCATCTTCGTTGGCCTCCAGACACTCATGGACGCGCTCTTCTAGGAAACCCCATCCCTATGGATCGCAGGAGAATCTTCATCGCCGCGGTATTCCTCGTCGTCGTCCTCGTACTCGGCTACGCGATTTTCGTCGTGTTCTTCCGCGCTGCGCCGACCACGCCACCCGCACCGCCGCCGCCCACCACGCCCATCCCCACGGCACCGCTCCCCACCGCGCCATCTGGCGCGCCGGTGCCTGTGGTGACCCCCGTCACCCCGGGCGTGGCACCGGAGGAAACGCCCACCGCAGCGGAGGTCATCCCCACGATCGCGCAGGGTGGCCGCACCGCCACGCCGGCACTCACGATCACACCCGCTGCGTTCACGCGCATCGCGCCGAGCGGACACCTCCAGTACTACGACCCCACATCGGGTTCCTTCTTCCGCGTGAACGCGGATGGTACCGTCTTCGCGCTCGCCGATCGAACGTTCCCCAATGCGCAGTCCATCGTCTGGGCACCCAACGACGACCGCGCGATCATCGAGTTCCCCGATGGTGCGAACGTCCTCTTCGATTTTGCGAGCGGCAAACAGGTCTCATTGCCGCCGCATTGGGAAAAATTCTCATTCTCCGCACGCGGCGACCGCATCGCCGGACTCGCCATCGGCTTGGACAAGGAGAATCGCTTCCTCTTTGAGGCAGACCCCAACGGCGGCAACTTCCGCGCCGTCGAACCGCTCGGCGAGAACGCCGCGAAGGTGACGGTGTCGTACTCACCGAACGAGCAGATCATCGCGTTCTCGGCGACCGGTAGAGGGATCGGCGACTTCCGACAATTCATCCTCCCCATCGGCAGGAACGGTGAGAACTTCTCCGGCCTCACCGTCGAGGGACTCGACTTCCGCCCCACATGGTCGCCAGACGGCCAAACCCTCCTCTACAGCGCGGTGCACGATACGAACGATTACAAACCGGAACTCTGGCTCGTGAGCGGGTCCGGCGACACCATCGGCGCAAACCGCCGCCGACTCCACATAGACACCTGGGCGAACAAGTGCACCTTCGCGGGGAACACGACGCTCTACTGCGCGGTCCCCGATGCGCTCGAGCGCGGCTACGGCCTCCAGCCGGAACTCGCCGATTCCGTCCCCGACACCATCGAGCGCATAGATCTCACCACCGGCGCGCGGAGCATCGTGGGACGACCGGAGCAGCCCACGAGCATCACCGAGCTCCACGTCTCGTCCGATGGATCCACGCTCGCCTTCGTCGCAGTGCAGGACGGAA
This region includes:
- a CDS encoding M48 family metallopeptidase translates to MYSHITTNKRKTVLLITLFVIVILALGAVYDRTLGQGAGFGGLAFAGTIAIVMALGSYYSGDRVALWSAGAKEVTKREQPELYRTVENLAIASGLPTPRVHVIHDPAINAFATGRDPAHASIAVTTGALERLERVELEGVLAHELAHVKNYDIRVMTIVIVLVGTIALLSDLLLRAHWFRGRNERDAGRIGMVLLLVGIALAILAPLIAEIIKLAVSRKREYLADADGALLTRYPEGLARALEKIGAANQPMLRANSATAHLFLANPFGARRKRFVHLFSTHPPIADRVRILRSMAT
- the pheS gene encoding phenylalanine--tRNA ligase subunit alpha, whose translation is MDFHKALRETIAALDLDRIEQAKNLGTLEVLELEIFGRKQGKFTALFKLLGATGDEDRKQHGALLNTEKVSIEQRIAAARAVLERKRFASLADDEWLDMTAPGVRMPRGSVHPVSRAISDITAIFERIGFIRSRHPEVDSDYYAFTALNMSADHPARDEWETFFVAPATAGEGRKKKGEKIVLTPHTSNGQVREMEKGLLPIRMVNIGKCYRRQIDATHTPMFHQFEGFLIDRNISVTHLKGTIDYFVRSYFGADRVTRLRPYHFQFTEPSFEIDISCAVCGGTGSLSPSFRPSPSSTPSFRPSSRVEKSRPSEAGPTKCKTCKAGWLELGGAGMVHPSVLKAGGIDPAIHNGFAFGWGVERVLMMKEGIDDIRVLYGNDLRWLGKC
- a CDS encoding LemA family protein is translated as MSPFVLTLVIAVGIIVLWAIVTYNRFVTLKNRAQEAWSDVEVQMKRRYDLIPNLVQTVKTYATHEQTTFAKVTAARTAAMGAGTLAEHAAAENMLTGALKSLFAVSEAYPDLKANTNFLELQHELRDAEDKIMAAWRFSNASVRDLNTKLEHFPALLIGGLFRFAKQEFFDIDDATEAHMKEVPKVAF
- a CDS encoding M50 family metallopeptidase; the protein is MYSLIVFLIVLGLLVFVHEFGHFLAARRSGMDVEEFGFGFPPRAIGLQRHLGKWRIVGGRKAWSEGDSTIYSLNWLPLGGFVRIKGESGGDCDDRRSFAGQQRWKRALVLVAGVGMNVVLAFVLFTTVYAIGAPQVIDGISASARVRDTAITVVGVIPESPAAEAGVLGGDVVRAINGVTSDDPDAVSAIIQAHLGEEIAVTLSRDGVHRTVAMTAGPLAGTDREGLGVQLVRTGVVTYPIHLAAWEGAKTTGVVIAEIARALGRMVAGLFTDRAAPVDIAGPVGIAVLTGQVARLGITHLLQFTAVLSANLAFVNIFPFPALDGGRLLFLAIEAVRRRALTRNVEGAIHAVGFAILIGLILLVTYRDVMTFGGGFVDSVKSTVGL
- the pheT gene encoding phenylalanine--tRNA ligase subunit beta, which gives rise to MDFKLSYNWLKEFVDVQRTPEELAGLLSLHTMSVERWSAMGEGLDAKVVVGRIETIAPHPNADKLKIVTVATSTRRGGTHQVVCGGSNLLEGMLVAFAPIGATVRWHGEGEPVVLESAEIRGERSEGMICAASEIGLREVFPAFDARAILDVTPLVDASAVGKSLAEVLGYDDTVFDVEVTTNRPDCMSVMGLAREVAAITSSSFRPSPRVEKSHQTGRRDLSTSLRSARDDRGLDLRIHVEDAARCPMYTATVIDGVTVAPSPAWVQQRLLAGGVRPINNIVDATNYILLETGQPLHAFDAQRLSFREVPDEKSHQTHQRHKQQHAGNLEINVRNAKKGERILALDGEQYTLTPDMLVIADAKQPIAIAGVMGGAETGVTDATTTIILEAATFDPVSIRSTWRALDLRTEASIRYEKGVPVESVAEARERAVALILEIAGGHVVGKPVSAGKQPPAMKPITLHLARASAIIGAEVSAKRAKQVLEALGCTVVAAASPATLRVTPPWWRRGDVEAEHDLIEELARIYGYHELPSVLPEGVLPAAVYPPTPPTSSFDWEDRARTALADIGAVEVMAFSMTSTATLMKCGMDAGDAVALENPLTDDLTHLRPSLLPTMLEIIAQNQGETPSGTVFELGNIYAWNGKRGTLPTESPRLLIARYGKEEHAGALVREMQGIINHLLASLAVWPSPSSRGGAGGGALWHPGRTAELHIANTPIATLGELHPAITTAFGIDGRVVAAEIDWAALLPYLGTRKTPARPPEHPAVKRDLAFVLDQKTPHADIVARITTATPLLESAELFDHYEGTGIPSGKKSLAFHLTYRAPGRTLTTDEVEAAHTTITHALAEAFNATLRE
- a CDS encoding phosphomannomutase/phosphoglucomutase → MHPSIFKAYDIRGVYGEDFTTDDAEHIAAAVVAHTGARRVIVGRDMRTSSPHVADAVLRGVCRSGADALDIGLCSTPMFNYAVVQEAGADAGIMVSASHNPARYNGFKMDYGDGLPISAATGMEEVKRLALNPPPHLVSSSAEAREGGRGGVEQRDVLVPYLDRIMALIPPASLAPRRMVVDCGNGMGGLTMEHLADRIPGHIERLYWELDGTFPNHEPNPIKAENVIALMAAVRDSGADVGFAYDGDADRIGVVDERGRLVRGDLLTVLLAREALKRNPGATILYDLRSSRVVAEEVRRSGGVPIATRVGHALIKKHLREVGAVFGGELSNHFYFGEFHGMEATEYAMLLFLRIMGERGERMSELIAPLQRYHHSGEINFTVDDADAVFAALAQRYRGAAREVSTLDGFSFDMGSWWFNVRPSNTEPLVRLVVECATQRECEARVEEIASVIRGE